The following are encoded in a window of Cyanobacterium stanieri LEGE 03274 genomic DNA:
- the petA gene encoding cytochrome f: MRNHFPLDNIVKNISRLLLVAISSTCFFLANDLLLPQAANAYPFWAQETAPMTPREATGRIVCANCHLASKPAEVEIPQAVLPDTVFEAVVKIPYDHSQQQVLGDGSKGGLNVGAVLMLPDGFQIAPEDRIPEEMKEKIGGVYYQSYREGKDNWVLVGPMPGDQYEEIVFPVLSPDPATNPNIHYGKYSVHLGANRGRGQLYPTGQQSNNNAFKAPVAGVISDITQEEGGGYLVTITTAEGNTNTVDIPAGPELIVSNGQEVANGELLTNDPNVGGFGQKDTEVVLQSPARIIWLLVFIAGIMLAQILLVLKKKQIEKVQEAGMYF, translated from the coding sequence ATGAGAAATCATTTTCCTTTAGACAATATAGTCAAAAATATCAGTAGATTGTTGTTAGTGGCGATCTCCTCTACCTGTTTCTTTCTCGCTAACGACCTCCTTCTACCCCAAGCAGCTAACGCTTACCCCTTCTGGGCGCAAGAAACCGCTCCCATGACCCCCCGAGAAGCCACAGGACGCATCGTTTGTGCTAACTGTCACCTCGCCTCCAAACCTGCAGAAGTAGAAATCCCTCAAGCAGTATTACCCGACACCGTATTTGAAGCCGTAGTTAAAATTCCCTACGACCACTCCCAACAACAAGTATTAGGAGACGGCTCTAAAGGTGGTTTAAACGTCGGTGCAGTTTTAATGTTACCCGATGGCTTCCAAATTGCCCCCGAAGACCGTATTCCCGAAGAAATGAAGGAAAAAATCGGCGGTGTTTACTATCAATCCTACCGTGAAGGAAAAGATAACTGGGTATTAGTAGGGCCTATGCCTGGCGATCAATACGAAGAAATTGTCTTCCCTGTATTATCCCCCGATCCTGCCACCAATCCTAACATTCACTATGGTAAATATTCCGTTCACCTAGGAGCTAACCGAGGCAGAGGACAATTATATCCTACCGGTCAACAAAGCAATAACAACGCTTTCAAAGCACCCGTTGCCGGAGTCATTAGCGACATTACCCAAGAAGAAGGTGGCGGATATTTAGTCACCATCACCACCGCTGAAGGTAACACCAACACCGTTGATATTCCCGCAGGACCTGAATTAATCGTCAGCAACGGGCAAGAAGTCGCTAACGGTGAATTATTAACCAACGATCCTAACGTGGGTGGTTTTGGTCAAAAAGATACCGAAGTAGTTTTACAAAGCCCCGCTCGTATTATTTGGTTATTAGTATTCATTGCAGGAATTATGTTAGCTCAAATTCTACTTGTATTGAAGAAAAAACAAATCGAAAAAGTACAAGAAGCAGGGATGTATTTCTAA